One window of Streptomyces sp. FIT100 genomic DNA carries:
- a CDS encoding FMN-dependent NADH-azoreductase gives MATLLHIDSSVFPGEASSSRSVAGAFRKAWEEQHPEGTVIHRDLAADPVPHITAAAHTAWYTAKSERTPEQSAAFAARVELIEELEQADAVLIGAPMYNFSIPSTLKAWLDNVILVGRTSGESHSAQGTPVVVVASRGGSYAPGAPREGCEFVLNYLDTVLTVSLGLDVEFIVPELTMAPRVPAMSELIPLYEASRALALTDAAAKAKELAERLAA, from the coding sequence ATGGCCACGCTGCTGCACATCGACTCGTCCGTGTTCCCCGGTGAGGCGTCCTCGTCCCGTTCGGTCGCCGGCGCCTTCCGCAAGGCATGGGAGGAGCAGCACCCGGAGGGCACGGTGATCCATCGCGACCTCGCCGCCGACCCCGTCCCGCACATCACCGCCGCCGCCCACACCGCCTGGTACACCGCCAAGTCCGAGCGCACCCCGGAGCAGTCCGCCGCGTTCGCCGCGCGTGTGGAGCTCATCGAGGAACTGGAGCAGGCGGACGCCGTCCTCATCGGCGCCCCGATGTACAACTTCTCGATCCCGTCGACCCTCAAGGCGTGGCTGGACAACGTGATCCTGGTCGGCCGCACCTCGGGCGAGAGCCACTCGGCCCAGGGCACCCCGGTGGTCGTCGTCGCCAGCCGCGGCGGCTCCTACGCCCCGGGCGCCCCGCGCGAGGGCTGCGAGTTCGTCCTGAACTACCTGGACACCGTCCTCACGGTCAGCCTCGGGCTGGACGTCGAGTTCATCGTCCCGGAGCTCACCATGGCCCCCCGCGTCCCGGCCATGTCCGAACTGATCCCCCTCTACGAGGCATCCCGCGCGCTCGCCCTCACGGACGCCGCCGCCAAGGCCAAGGAACTCGCGGAGCGCCTCGCTGCGTGA
- a CDS encoding MarR family winged helix-turn-helix transcriptional regulator translates to MTADAPQPTTASRATNRPGDASPFALGLLLRQAHWRAATVMTEALRPLGIELRHFAVLIVLVDRGPTVQRDLAAATGSDKAGIMRVVDDLERKGLAVRKAVPGDRRVRAVEITPQGIELFDAAHVAAEPLAEHLVAELGPGEAEQLTDLLTRFAFPAGGGA, encoded by the coding sequence ATGACCGCCGACGCTCCTCAGCCCACCACCGCCTCGCGCGCGACCAACCGCCCCGGGGACGCCTCGCCTTTCGCTCTCGGCCTGCTGCTGCGCCAGGCGCACTGGCGCGCGGCCACGGTCATGACGGAGGCGCTCCGTCCGCTCGGCATCGAGCTGCGGCATTTCGCGGTGCTGATCGTGCTGGTCGACCGCGGGCCCACGGTGCAGCGGGACCTGGCGGCGGCGACGGGGTCGGACAAGGCGGGGATCATGCGGGTCGTGGACGATCTGGAGCGCAAAGGCCTTGCCGTGCGCAAGGCCGTTCCAGGGGACCGGCGGGTGCGGGCGGTGGAGATCACGCCGCAGGGCATCGAGCTCTTCGACGCGGCCCATGTGGCGGCGGAGCCGCTGGCGGAGCACCTGGTCGCCGAACTGGGGCCAGGCGAGGCCGAGCAACTGACGGATCTGCTGACCCGGTTCGCCTTTCCCGCGGGCGGCGGGGCGTGA
- a CDS encoding cytochrome P450, which translates to MTAAGTPVPGPSGLPLLGSMLDLRRDALGTYLDARREYGDVVRFTAGPPGLRMTMYGVFSAEGAQQVLATDAANFRKDNVFYQEIRDSFGNGLLTSQDADYLRQRRLVQPLFTRRRVDGYAGAVTGETSALLARWRDAPDATVDMVDEMTGLALRAVARILFGTDVEAAIPVVERCFPVIGSYTLRRGFSPVSPPRTWPTPSNRRNASAMADLYAVCDQIIEERRAQGDAAKGDDLLTLLTQAQSAEDGSLDAAEIRDQVLIFLLAGHETTATSLAFALHLLARHPEEQSRARDEAVRILAGRTPEAYDLEALPYLTRVLKEAMRLFPAAPAIGRRAVAATEIGGHAIPAGADVVVAPWVTQRHPRYWEEPERFDPDRFLPEAEKARPRYAWFPFGGGPRACIGQHFSMLESVLALAMILREYELEAVDLEVPVMAAITLRATGPARCVLRPVGAA; encoded by the coding sequence ATGACGGCGGCGGGCACACCCGTACCCGGACCCTCGGGGTTGCCCCTGCTCGGGTCGATGCTCGACCTCAGGCGGGACGCGCTCGGCACGTATCTCGACGCCCGCCGCGAGTACGGGGACGTCGTCAGGTTCACCGCGGGCCCGCCGGGGCTGCGGATGACGATGTACGGGGTGTTCTCGGCCGAGGGTGCCCAGCAGGTGCTGGCGACGGATGCGGCCAACTTCCGCAAGGACAACGTCTTTTACCAGGAAATCCGGGATTCGTTCGGGAACGGGCTACTGACGAGCCAGGACGCCGACTACCTCCGGCAACGGCGGCTCGTGCAGCCGCTGTTCACCCGCCGCCGTGTGGACGGGTACGCCGGCGCCGTCACCGGCGAGACGTCGGCGCTGCTGGCCCGGTGGCGCGATGCGCCGGACGCCACCGTGGACATGGTGGACGAGATGACCGGGCTCGCTCTGCGCGCCGTGGCCCGCATCCTCTTCGGCACGGACGTCGAGGCCGCGATTCCTGTCGTGGAGCGGTGTTTCCCCGTCATCGGGAGCTACACGCTCCGGCGCGGCTTCTCACCCGTCAGCCCGCCCCGCACCTGGCCGACTCCTTCGAATCGCAGGAACGCCTCCGCGATGGCCGACCTGTACGCGGTGTGCGACCAGATCATCGAGGAGCGGCGCGCGCAGGGTGACGCGGCGAAAGGCGACGACCTGCTCACTCTGCTCACGCAGGCGCAGAGCGCGGAGGACGGCAGCCTCGACGCCGCCGAGATCCGGGACCAGGTGCTGATCTTCCTGCTCGCCGGGCACGAGACGACGGCGACCTCGCTCGCGTTCGCGCTCCACCTGCTCGCCCGCCACCCCGAGGAGCAGTCCCGGGCGCGGGACGAGGCCGTACGCATCCTGGCGGGGCGGACCCCCGAGGCGTACGACCTGGAGGCGCTCCCGTACCTCACGCGTGTGCTCAAGGAGGCCATGCGGCTGTTTCCGGCGGCGCCGGCGATCGGGCGGCGTGCGGTCGCGGCGACCGAGATCGGCGGGCACGCGATCCCGGCGGGGGCGGACGTCGTGGTGGCGCCGTGGGTGACGCAGCGGCATCCGCGGTACTGGGAGGAGCCGGAGCGGTTCGATCCGGACCGGTTCCTGCCGGAGGCGGAGAAGGCGCGGCCGCGGTACGCCTGGTTCCCGTTCGGCGGCGGGCCGCGGGCCTGCATCGGGCAGCACTTCTCGATGCTGGAGTCGGTGCTCGCGCTCGCCATGATCCTGCGTGAGTACGAGCTGGAGGCCGTGGACCTGGAGGTGCCGGTCATGGCGGCCATCACGTTGCGCGCGACCGGTCCCGCGCGGTGCGTGCTGCGCCCCGTGGGCGCCGCCTAA
- a CDS encoding DUF397 domain-containing protein: MSEHLTWFKSSYSDDQGGACVEVALDWHKSSYSDSEGSACIEVALDWHKSSYSDSQGGDCIEVATCPHTVHVRDSKLGDDSPRFAVAGSAWTRFLDGVTG, encoded by the coding sequence ATGAGCGAGCACCTCACGTGGTTCAAGTCCAGCTACAGCGACGACCAGGGCGGCGCCTGCGTCGAAGTCGCCCTCGACTGGCACAAGTCCAGCTACAGCGACAGCGAGGGCAGCGCCTGCATCGAAGTCGCCCTCGACTGGCACAAGTCCTCCTACAGCGACAGCCAAGGCGGCGACTGCATCGAGGTCGCCACCTGCCCCCACACCGTCCACGTCCGCGACTCCAAGCTCGGCGACGACAGCCCCCGTTTCGCCGTGGCCGGTTCCGCCTGGACCCGCTTCCTGGACGGTGTCACAGGATGA